GCGCTTTATGTTTGGCGGCAAAGCCAGCGTGCCGATGGTGCTACGCACCCCCGGCGGCTCTGGCACTGGCGCGGCGGCCCAGCACTCCGAGAGCCTGGAGACCTGGTTCACGCATGTGCCTGGCCTCAAAGTCGTCATGCCCAGCTCCCCGTATGATGCCAAGGGCCTGCTGCTGGCGGCGATTGCCGATGAGAACCCGGTGATCTTTGTAGAGCACAAGCTGCTCTACAAGATCAGCGGCCCGGTACCCGAAGAACCCTACACCATTCCGCTGGGCCAGCCCAACATTGTGCGCAGTGGCCAGCATCTCACCGTGGTGGCTACCTCGATCATGGTGCAGCGCGCCAAGCAGGCCGCCGAGGAACTGGCCAAAGAGGGCATTGAGCTCGAGATCGTTGATCCGCGCACCCTCAATCCGCTGGATGACACGCTAATGATCCAATCGGTGATGAAGACCGGCAAAGCGCTGATCGTGCACGAATCGGTCAAGACCAGCGGCTATGGCGCCGAATTGGCGGCACGCATTGTGGAGAGCGAAGCGTTCGATTACCTGGATGCCCCTGTGCGCCGCCTGGCTGGGTTGGATATCCCGATCCCCTATAACCGCAACCTCGAATACCATGCCGTACCCCAGGTGGAGAACATCGTGGCCGAGGCGCGCAAACTTGTGCGCGGGGAATACTAATGGCCAAAGAAGTCATCATGCCGGTCTTCGGCTTCAATCAGGAGAGCAGCCAGATCGTCTCCTGGCTGGTGCAGGATGGCCAG
The DNA window shown above is from Anaerolineales bacterium and carries:
- a CDS encoding alpha-ketoacid dehydrogenase subunit beta; its protein translation is MPSANGTREITYVEAVREALTQAMQADERVFLIGEDIGVYGGAFGVSAGMHAQFGDQRVIDTPISEAAIVGACVGSALTGMRPVGEIQFMDFITLGMEQLVLQAAKVRFMFGGKASVPMVLRTPGGSGTGAAAQHSESLETWFTHVPGLKVVMPSSPYDAKGLLLAAIADENPVIFVEHKLLYKISGPVPEEPYTIPLGQPNIVRSGQHLTVVATSIMVQRAKQAAEELAKEGIELEIVDPRTLNPLDDTLMIQSVMKTGKALIVHESVKTSGYGAELAARIVESEAFDYLDAPVRRLAGLDIPIPYNRNLEYHAVPQVENIVAEARKLVRGEY